One window of Candidatus Eisenbacteria bacterium genomic DNA carries:
- a CDS encoding HAMP domain-containing sensor histidine kinase yields the protein MKPSRFSQRIIVILGLGVALPALVLAALGIFLTLRISEAVESQSLRYDHYMAQQVVEGFEQELLSHLRDAVAVAEIEARNGASTQTITSALAQGTREFRDPDFVPLSQLSDYLLLVVESQPLVYGQDVRGPNRSRFSGMMLRDGQGEIVGAGGWWVDPRVFLKDHLQGVMEDRLASNTRIYGGIESSRNLSVAVIGPDGAVLAKVREPAGPSEYGTALMEGPFEGYAIRVAPTGNAPVAWARRFVIIEVAFISLMGLVIIGATLFGLRYTVRQLELARIKSSFVSNVSHELKTPISLIRLAVETLEMRRFTSPDQAEKFIRQIGRETLRLSQLVDNILDFARLEAGQRVFKFTDVDLGEVVRETLDSYRLRLEDKGFTLTVDLPDHLPQIRGESNAIAQCLLNLLDNAIKYSRTRKEIRVSAAAAEGEVSISVSDRGIGIAPRDQRRVFEKFVRLETGLVHDVKGAGLGLSLVDQIVRAHGGRVEVSSALGEGSTFTLVFPEVSRAEGAKGDEPQARTAS from the coding sequence ATGAAGCCATCCCGCTTCAGCCAACGGATCATCGTGATCCTGGGTCTGGGCGTCGCGTTACCAGCCCTGGTGCTGGCGGCGCTCGGCATCTTCCTCACGCTCAGGATCTCGGAGGCGGTGGAGTCGCAGAGCCTGCGCTACGACCACTATATGGCCCAGCAGGTCGTGGAGGGCTTCGAGCAGGAGCTGCTCTCCCACCTGCGGGATGCGGTGGCCGTCGCCGAGATCGAGGCGCGCAACGGCGCTTCGACGCAGACCATCACCTCGGCCCTGGCTCAGGGCACGCGGGAGTTCCGCGATCCCGACTTCGTGCCGCTCTCTCAGCTGTCGGACTATCTGCTGCTGGTCGTCGAATCGCAGCCGCTGGTCTATGGGCAGGACGTGCGCGGTCCCAATCGTTCGCGCTTCTCGGGAATGATGCTGCGGGACGGCCAGGGCGAGATCGTCGGCGCCGGAGGGTGGTGGGTGGACCCTCGAGTCTTCCTCAAGGATCACCTGCAGGGTGTCATGGAAGACCGGCTCGCATCCAACACCCGCATCTACGGCGGCATCGAATCGTCCCGCAATCTCTCGGTCGCGGTGATCGGGCCCGACGGCGCCGTGCTCGCCAAGGTGCGCGAGCCGGCCGGACCTTCGGAGTATGGCACCGCGCTGATGGAAGGACCGTTCGAAGGGTACGCGATTCGCGTCGCTCCGACCGGGAACGCGCCGGTCGCGTGGGCGCGTCGCTTCGTGATCATCGAAGTCGCGTTCATCAGCCTGATGGGGCTCGTGATCATTGGAGCGACGTTGTTCGGGCTGCGCTACACCGTGCGGCAGCTCGAGCTGGCCCGTATCAAGTCGAGCTTCGTCTCCAACGTGTCTCATGAGCTCAAGACGCCGATCTCGCTGATCCGGCTCGCCGTCGAGACGCTCGAGATGAGGCGGTTCACGTCTCCCGACCAGGCCGAGAAATTCATCCGGCAGATCGGACGCGAGACCCTGCGCCTGAGTCAGCTGGTCGACAACATCCTCGACTTCGCGCGCCTCGAAGCCGGACAGCGCGTGTTCAAGTTCACCGACGTCGATCTGGGCGAGGTGGTGCGCGAGACCCTGGACAGCTACCGCCTGCGGCTCGAGGACAAGGGATTCACGCTGACCGTCGATCTCCCGGACCATTTGCCGCAGATTCGCGGGGAATCCAACGCCATCGCCCAATGCCTCCTGAACCTGCTCGACAACGCGATCAAGTACTCGCGCACCCGCAAGGAAATCCGGGTCTCCGCGGCAGCCGCCGAGGGCGAAGTCTCGATTTCGGTGTCGGACCGGGGCATCGGAATCGCCCCGCGGGACCAGAGGAGGGTCTTCGAGAAGTTCGTGCGTCTGGAGACGGGTCTGGTGCACGATGTTAAGGGAGCCGGGCTGGGTCTGTCGCTGGTGGATCAGATCGTCCGGGCTCATGGAGGGCGCGTCGAAGTCAGCAGCGCGCTCGGGGAGGGCAGCACGTTCACCCTGGTCTTCCCGGAGGTCAGTCGGGCCGAAGGGGCCAAGGGTGACGAGCCGCAAGCGAGGACCGCATCATGA